In a genomic window of Wyeomyia smithii strain HCP4-BCI-WySm-NY-G18 chromosome 1, ASM2978416v1, whole genome shotgun sequence:
- the LOC129721202 gene encoding uncharacterized protein K02A2.6-like, whose amino-acid sequence MVFGRKFRLQTDHAPLLRIFGSKKGIPVYTANRLQRWALTLLMYDFTIEYVATEKFGHVDVLSRLINQHVRLDEDYVIASISLEDDVRLVAFDSFRFEVQQSTENDPVLSKVVQYIHQGWPSKQTVASNPELQQFYNRRESLTTVQGCALFGERLVIPSRLRKRCLDQLHTGHPGIGRMKAIARSYVYWPAIDAEVEKAVKACTQCALAAKTSPRVAPVPWPKPQRAWERVHVDYAGPLDGDCFLLVVDSFTKWPEIVQTSHITTTATIKILRSLFARMGMPELLVSDIGTQFTSAMFGKFCSMNGIEHTTTAPFHPQSNGQAERFVDTFKRGIKKIREGEGPIQEALDLFLLKYRSTPNPAVVGGVSPSEAMFGRRIRTNLELLRPPTDRQQAEQEEDQQKPRSFNKKDPVYVKVYNRNSWSWVPGTIVEQIGGVMYNVRTEKRRLVRSHVNQLRKRLPSAESFEETSGLPSNPLPLDVLLSAWNSPSTSVLPSSATFSPCVSSIDDSVHITTTIIGSC is encoded by the coding sequence ATGGTCTTTGGGCGCAAGTTTCGGCTCCAAACCGATCATGCACCGTTACTTCGTATATTCGGCTCGAAAAAGGGCATTCCCGTGTACACCGCCAACAGATTGCAACGGTGGGCCCTGACGCTGCTTATGTATGATTTTACCATCGAATACGTGGCCACGGAGAAGTTCGGTCACGTGGATGTGTTATCTCGCCTCATCAACCAACACGTTCGATTGGATGAGGATTACGTCATCGCTTCTATATCGCTTGAGGATGATGTCAGGTTAGTTGCTTTCGATTCCTTTCGATTCGAAGTTCAGCAAAGTACAGAGAACGATCCGGTTCTCAGTAAGGTGGTTCAGTACATTCACCAGGGCTGGCCATCCAAGCAGACCGTGGCATCCAATCCTGAGCTGCAGCAATTCTACAACCGACGGGAATCTCTCACTACTGTACAGGGATGCGCACTTTTCGGTGAGAGACTAGTTATTCCGTCTCGTCTACGAAAACGTTGTCTGGATCAGTTACATACTGGCCACCCGGGAATCGGAAGAATGAAGGCCATTGCCCGAAGCTACGTGTACTGGCCTGCGATTGATGCTGAAGTCGAAAAGGCCGTTAAGGCGTGCACACAGTGCGCGCTTGCTGCAAAGACATCCCCTCGAGTCGCACCTGTACCTTGGCCAAAACCACAACGGGCATGGGAACGGGTCCATGTGGACTACGCCGGACCGCTCGATGGAGACTGTTTTTTACTGGTAGTGGACTCCTTCACCAAGTGGCCCGAAATAGTGCAAACAAGCCACATCACAACCACAGCAACTATCAAGATTCTGCGAAGCCTTTTCGCACGCATGGGGATGCCAGAGCTGCTAGTATCCGATATTGGCACACAGTTCACCAGTGCCATGTTCGGAAAATTTTGCAGTATGAACGGCATTGAACACACCACTACGGCACCGTTTCACCCGCAGTCGAACGGGCAGGCGGAACGGTTTGTCGATACCTTCAAAAGAGGTATCAAGAAAATTCGAGAAGGGGAAGGTCCGATTCAGGAAGCACTGGACCTGTTTCTCTTGAAGTACCGAAGCACTCCAAATCCGGCAGTCGTGGGTGGAGTATCGCCATCAGAAGCAATGTTTGGACGTCGAATCCGAACCAACCTCGAACTGTTGCGGCCACCAACAGATCGTCAGCAAGCAGAACAAGAAGAAGACCAGCAGAAACCCCGAAGCTTCAACAAGAAAGATCCAGTGTATGTAAAGGTTTACAACCGGAACTCGTGGTCATGGGTTCCTGGTaccattgtagaacaaattggAGGAGTGATGTATAATGTGCGCACCGAAAAACGTCGTTTAGTGCGGTCACACGTTAATCAGCTAAGAAAACGGTTACCGAGTGCTGAATCTTTTGAAGAAACGTCGGGTTTGCCATCAAATCCGCTCCCTTTGGATGTTTTGTTAAGCGCTTGGAACTCACCGAGCACATCTGTTTTACCATCATCGGCTACGTTTTCCCCCTGTGTCTCCAGCATTGACGATTCCGTCCATATCACCACTACGATCATCGGTTCCTGCTAG
- the LOC129721210 gene encoding uncharacterized protein K02A2.6-like — MDCLEKFDRIKDVLSMYTVNIDIIVTSETWLKQDRTSLYNIRGFRSFFSCRSDSSGGGLAVYVSEAIKSNLGKVEHDDGLCWKQLEQNWEHRHRFLFAAGLSHDSKTVTDAAKVRLLVRKLGVAEHERFLSFIMPETLKDFNFQQVVNKLKTLFGAAESVISKRYRCLQTIKSPTEDYLSYACRVNKNCVEFKLSKLSEDEFKSLVFVCGLRGESDTDIRTRLLTKIEDSIAVTLEQLSTECQRLMNLRHDRECNSVNVISGKHQKFRKQTKQESFPKRSPPANEKKRPSGPCWKCGLMHFSRDCTFKNHQCAECKRYGHKAGYCGSAKKTSRLNFKRMSQRVPVDTKTVEVSVGAVQDRRKCVSVMLNGVSVRMQFDTASDISVVSVRTWKQLGSPEGKSPSVNAKAASGDPLELVSQFDCPVSVKGVTHVGKIFVKERDLHILGLDLIEAFQLDSVPKSAFCNEVSVSSPLSERLKAQYPKVFSSELGKCTKTAVKFEFKPNQQPVFRPKRPVAYAMYNTVDDELDRLERMNIITPVDYSEWAALIVVVRKANGSIRICEDYSTGLNDAIQPNQYPLPLPQDIFVKLGNCKIFSIIHMSESYFQLEVDEPTSKLLAFNTHRGIYKVNRLAPGVKAAPGAFQQVVDAMLAGLQHTSGYIDDIVVNGRTEKEHWENLKALFERLREFGFTIRLEKCSFGASQIKYLGHLLDQHGVRPDPGRVEAIRQMPAPVDVSGVRAFLGAVNYYGKFVPNMRALRFPLDELLKAGTKFEWTAECQSAFDNFKDILSSELLLTHYNPELEIIVAADASSIGLGATISHRFPDGSVRVIQHASRSLAPAEQTIVNLIERAWR, encoded by the coding sequence ATGGATTGTTTGGAAAAATTTGATAGAATCAAGGACGTTCTCTCAATGTATACGGTGAATATAGACATCATCGTGACTAGTGAAACATGGCTTAAACAGGATCGCACGAGTCTTTATAATATTCGAGGATTCCGTAGTTTCTTTTCTTGTCGTTCTGATTCGTCTGGCGGTGGATTAGCTGTCTATGTAAGTGAAGCTATTAAATCCAATCTGGGAAAAGTTGAACATGACGATGGTTTGTGTTGGAAGCAACTGGAGCAGAACTGGGAACACCGTCACCGTTTCCTGTTTGCCGCTGGGCTCTCCCATGACAGCAAGACTGTCACTGACGCAGCCAAAGTGAGGTTATTAGTCCGGAAGTTGGGAGTAGCTGAACACGAACGCTTCCTGAGTTTCATCATGCCTGAGACTCTTAAGGATTTTAACTTCCAGCAGGTCGTGAATAAGCTCAAGACTTTGTTTGGAGCAGCGGAATCAGTGATTAGTAAGCGCTACCGTTGCTTACAGACAATAAAGTCTCCAACAGAGGACTATTTATCTTATGCTTGTCGCGTCAATAAGAACTGCGTAGAGTTTAAACTGTCAAAGCTCTCAGAGGACGAATTTAAGTCACTGGTATTCGTCTGCGGATTAAGAGGTGAATCCGATACTGATATCCGCACTCGTCTCCTTACTAAGATCGAGGATAGCATAGCCGTCACTCTCGAACAGTTGTCGACCGAATGTCAACGGCTGATGAACCTTCGACATGATCGAGAGTGTAATTCGGTCAACGTTATCAGcggaaaacatcagaaatttcGGAAGCAGACGAAACAGGAGAGTTTCCCGAAACGGTCACCACCGGCAAATGAGAAGAAAAGGCCGTCTGGGCCGTGTTGGAAATGTGGGTTGATGCATTTCAGCCGTGATTGCACTTTCAAAAACCATCAGTGTGCCGAATGCAAGCGTTACGGCCACAAAGCAGGTTATTGTGGAAGTGCCAAGAAAACGTCCCGTCTGAATTTCAAGCGGATGTCTCAGCGTGTACCTGTAGATACTAAAACCGTCGAAGTATCAGTGGGTGCAGTTCAAGATAGACGAAAGTGCGTTTCTGTCATGTTAAATGGAGTGTCCGTTCGAATGCAATTTGATACCGCTTCGGACATAAGTGTCGTGTCTGTCCGTACATGGAAGCAGCTAGGAAGTCCGGAAGGGAAATCACCGTCGGTGAATGCTAAAGCAGCCTCCGGAGACCCACTCGAACTAGTTTCACAGTTCGACTGTCCAGTGAGTGTCAAGGGTGTAACGCATGTAGGTAAGATTTTCGTCAAGGAGAGGGACTTGCACATCCTAGGTCTGGATCTAATCGAAGCATTCCAGCTTGATTCggttccaaagagtgcattctgTAACGAAGTCTCTGTATCATCGCCGTTATCGGAGCGTCTCAAAGCGCAGTATCCGAAAGTTTTCAGCAGCGAGCTGGGTAAGTGTACTAAAACGGCAGTAAAGTTCGAATTCAAGCCAAACCAGCAGCCGGTGTTTCGACCCAAACGTCCAGTGGCGTATGCCATGTATAATACGGTGGATGATGAGCTTGATCGGTTGGAGCGTATGAATATCATCACGCCGGTAGACTATTCGGAGTGGGCGGCTCTGATAGTGGTAGTCCGAAAAGCGAACGGGAGCATAAGAATTTGTGAGGATTACTCCACTGGTTTGAATGACGCCATTCAACCAAATCAGTATCCCTTGCCCCTTCCACAGGACATCTTTGTAAAGCTCGGTAATTGCAAGATTTTCAGCATAATTCATATGTCCGAGTCCTATTTTCAGCTGGAAGTCGACGAGCCCACCAGTAAACTCCTGGCATTTAACACTCACCGGGGCATTTACAAGGTCAACCGTTTAGCACCCGGAGTGAAAGCTGCGCCAGGAGCATTCCAACAAGTTGTCGATGCAATGCTGGCAGGTCTGCAGCACACGAGTGGATACATCGACGACATCGTCGTCAATGGGCGTACCGAGAAAGAGCATTGGGAGAACCTGAAGGCACTATTTGAACGTCTACGAGAGTTTGGATTTACCATACGTCTGGAGAAGTGCTCCTTTGGGGCTAGCCAAATTAAGTACCTGGGACACTTGCTGGATCAACATGGGGTTCGACCGGACCCAGGAAGGGTTGAAGCGATCAGACAAATGCCTGCACCTGTCGACGTGTCTGGTGTCCGCGCATTTCTAGGAGCCGTCAACTATTACGGCAAATTCGTGCCAAATATGCGTGCCCTACGATTTCCTTTGGACGAGTTGCTGAAGGCGGGCACGAAGTTCGAGTGGACGGCGGAATGTCAGTCAGCTTTCGATAATTTTAAAGATATCCTGTCGTCGGAGCTGCTCCTAACGCACTACAACCCAGAGCTAGAAATAATTGTCGCTGCCGACGCATCGTCCATTGGTTTAGGAGCCACGATTAGTCATCGGTTTCCTGACGGTTCTGTGCGAGTTATCCAGCATGCATCTAGATCCCTAGCCCCAGCGGAACAAACTATAGTCAACCTGATTGAGAGGGCCTGGCGATAA